In the genome of Limanda limanda chromosome 15, fLimLim1.1, whole genome shotgun sequence, one region contains:
- the LOC133020655 gene encoding zinc finger CCCH domain-containing protein 6, whose amino-acid sequence MACASLVSSPPAPVPDKNMTDSELAGDEREDGELEDGEIDDEGIGIEEENKEATEVNEDKEKERVKEKEDKTHRHSRKRYKKTKEKRRSKRRRRDRQKHHSPSSSSSSDSYDSDYDRPERPKSRKSQGSNRESDCLPPQHGRDSKGGHGNPQKSPPHKSSDFDKYSDYSDEYDEEEGDYDDGMSEYPQSKDSPSQGRGRYAKDQMRRGGMRGMKQQFGQRGRGRGSGPGRGRGMLNKNKKLKGKPWCGRGRGRGCDPGMEEMEGRNCGFQKKRPIMSKEFISQHTVEHNGRYICKYFLEGRCIKGEQCKFEHELVVPDKKKELCKFYLQGYCSKGDNCIYMHNEYPCKFFHTGAKCYQGDNCKFSHEELNDVTQELLDKIINTEEENAREDELELEDLRKQGIAPLPKPPPGVGLLPTPGQSSPTDGASGQAGKKIPSLFEINVQPTVDLVQKIVSGTNYSQNQDDGTNQLSGGSEDTQSGGMGPSGSTAPSAPPPGSPGAMGPPTGPPLPQSPPGQHPPPGFPCQPPPFHGNRPNINPQMNMQRPPFPPMPDLQMLQNHFPFPPMGQNPVDLFGSFLQNQAMGQQGVDPGLAFIQNLQQHIGAETQLQSLPPAVQKAIFLHLTQQQGNDPQRAEVQDDNNTNRDETTNWYSSDEEDGSCLAAILKALKKQCEEQQSQSKLPQAAVLVPGYPRLVKERAPPSDPRVKTDPRQRPPDVKKESDGAADARLSRDPRKIRPVEKSPYRQQSNLVPQKNPTGEEDEEGERELRDRAVLIPLEAGPSVVLRDPRCQLKQFSHIRVDILLQRPAFAQTVVWGPEDLIPSLIPKQELSINLPLPPLIADAQMNRAKMPDHPPVSSPPLSDPRLIAARLKERMNCLPSGSLESRFPTERPIDPRQQKSLDPRLKRTGSLDSKLQVQKEPSSGGGGVDPRRQKANSSPQAARLKPEPEKLPPYAPRLASSGGGLESPTTILGGISLYDPRAQAEQAQKEQAAPTKKAGILKHPAKRDNTAPQSLSPTQQSSSFEEVKSTDTASDLPPLSPSPAVTPASPVKPPAVHNLPIQALAGLIRPQYTDPRQAKQAAQGTTGAQEEAELKEEKVEEVAKEQTNKEQQQDEEVAALKEEQKPQDPEGEAEDRTLKDVFKTFDPTASPFCQ is encoded by the exons ATGGCCTGTGCGAGCCTTGTCTCCAGTCCCCCGGCCCCTGTCCCCGACAAAAACATGACAGACTCTGAGCTTGCAGGGGATGAAAG AGAGGATGGGGAACTAGAAGATGGAGAAATTGATGATGAAGGGATTGGGattgaagaagaaaacaaagaggcCACAGAGGTGAatgaagataaagaaaaagagcgagttaaagaaaaagaagacaagACACACAGGCACTCCAGGAAAAGATACAAAAAGaccaaagagaagaggaggtcgaagaggaggagacgtgacAGACAGAAA CACCACTccccctccagcagctccagctccgacAGTTATGACTCCGACTACGACCGACCAGAAAGGCCTAAAAGCAGGAAGAGCCAGGGATCTAACCGCGAGTCTGACTGCCTGCCCCCTCAG CATGGACGGGACTCAAAAGGAGGCCACGGCAATCCGCAGAAGTCCCCGCCGCACAAGAGCAGTGACTTTGACAAGTACAGTGACTACAGTGATGAatatgatgaagaggagggcgATTACGACGACGGCATGTCCGAGTATCCGCAGTCAAAAGATTCCCCAAGTCAGGGAAGGGGGCGCTACGCTAAAGAccagatgaggagaggaggcatGAGGGGGATGAAACAACAGT TTGGgcagaggggaagaggaagagggagcgGCCCAGGCAGAGGACGTGGGATGCTCAACAAGAATAAGAAGCTGAAGGGAAAACCCTGGTGTGGACGTGGGCGAGGCCGAGGATGCGATCCGGGAATGGAAGAAATG GAAGGAAGAAATTGTGGTTTTCAAAAGAAACGACCAATAATGAGCAAGGAGTTCATCAGTCAGCACACAGTCGAACACAATGGTCGATACATCTGCAAGTATTTCCTGGAGGGCCGATGCATCAAG GGGGAACAGTGCAAGTTTGAACACGAGCTGGTCGTGCCAGATAAGAAAAAGGAACTGTGTAAATTTTACCTCCAAGGATACTGCAGCAAAGGAGATAACTGCATTTACATGCACAAT GAATACCCGTGCAAGTTCTTTCACACAGGAGCCAAATGTTATCAAGGCGACAACTGCAAATTCTCCCACGAGGAGCTGAATGATGTGACCCAGGAGTTGCTTGATAAG ATAATTAACACTGAAGAGGAGAATGCCCGTGAGGACGAACTGGAGCTGGAGGATCTGAGAAAGCAGGGTATCGCCCCGCTTCCAAAGCCTCCTCCTGGGGTGGGGTTGCTTCCCACTCCTGGTCAGAGCAGTCCCACAGACGGAGCCTCCGGCCAAGCTGGGAAGAAGATCCCCTCCCTGTTTGAAATCAATGTCCAACCTACTGTCGACTTGGTGCAAAAAATTGTCAG tggAACAAACTACTCCCAGAATCAAGACGATGGCACCAATCAGTTAAGTGGCGGCTCAGAGGACACGCAGAGTGGAGGTATGGGGCCTTCGGGTTCCACTGCTCCTtccgctcctcctcctggttcacCTGGTGCCATGGGTCCCCCCACGGGACCTCCATTGCCACAGAGCCCGCCAGGTCAGCACCCTCCCCCCGGATTTCCTTGTCAACCGCCACCCTTCCACGGAAACCGACCCAATATCAATCCTCAGATGAATATGCAGAGGCCTCCGTTCCCTCCGATGCCAGATCTACAGATGCTGCAAAATCACTTCCCATTTCCACCGATGGGTCAGAACCCAGTGGACTTATTTGGCAGCTTCCTCCAGAACCAGGCCATGGGTCAACAAGGAG TAGACCCTGGTCTGGCCTTCATACAGAACCTCCAGCAACATATTGGTGCAGAGACCCAGCTGCAGTCTTTACCACCAGCAGTGCAGAAAGCCATCTTTTTACACCTGACACAGCAACAGGGGAATGAcccacagagagcagaggttCAGGAtgataacaacacaaacagag ATGAAACTACAAACTGGTACTCGAGCGATGAGGAGGATGGGAGCTGTCTTGCTGCCATCCTCAAAGCTCTGAAAAAGCagtgtgaggagcagcagtcTCAGTCCAAGCTTCCCCAGGCTGCGGTTTTGGTTCCGGGCTACCCTCGGCTTGTCAAAGAGAGGGCCCCACCCAGCGACCCGCGTGTGAAGACAGACCCTCGACAGCGACCTCCCGATGTGAAAAAGGAGTCGGATGGAGCTGCAGATGCCCGGCTCTCCAGAGACCCCAGGAAGATAAGGCCAGTGGAGAAAAGTCCATATCGCCAGCAGAGCAACCTCGTTCCTCAGAAAAATCCTacgggagaggaggatgaggagggagagagggagctcaGGGACAGAGCTGTTCTCATCCCTCTTGAAGCCGGCCCCAGTGTGGTGCTGCGGGACCCTCGTTGCCAGTTAAAGCAGTTTAGCCACATCCGGGTCGACATTCTTCTCCAGCGGCCGGCCTTTGCTCAGACCGTGGTGTGGGGCCCTGAGGACCTCATCCCGTCCCTGATCCCCAAACAGGAGCTCTCCATCAacctccctctgccccccctcaTCGCTGATGCTCAGATGAACCGAGCCAAAATGCCCGACCATCCCCCAGTGTCCAGCCCTCCGCTTTCTGACCCCAGGTTGATAGCTGCACGTTTGAAGGAACGTATGAACTGCTTGCCCTCTGGATCTTTAGAGTCTCGATTCCCCACAGAGAGACCAATAGACCCACGCCAGCAAAAGAGTCTAGACCCCCGACTCAAGCGTACAGGAAgtctggactccaagctgcagGTTCAGAAAGAGCCCTCCTCTGGGGGAGGGGGTGTGGACCCAAGGCGACAAAAAGCCAACTCCTCTCCTCAAGCCGCTCGACTCAAGCCAGAGCCAGAGAAGCTGCCACCATACGCACCTCGTCTGGCCTCCAGCGGTGGAGGGCTGGAGAGTCCGACCACAATCCTTGGGGGCATCAGCCTGTATGATCCTCGTGCTCAAGCAGAGCAGGCCCAGAAGGAACAGGCAGCGCCTACTAAAAAAGCAGGGATTCTGAAACATCCTGCTAAGAGGGACAATACTGCGCCTCAGTCGCTCTCACCGACCCAACAAAGCAGCTCTTTTGAAGAGGTCAAAAGCACAGACACTGCCTCAGACCTGCCTCCGCTCTCcccttctcctgcagtgactccTGCCTCACCTGTCAAACCCCCTGCGGTTCACAATCTCCCCATACAGGCTCTGGCCGGACTGATCCGACCCCAGTACACTGACCCCAGACAGGCCAAGCAGGCAGCACAGGGCACTACTGGAGCACAAGAAGAGGCagagctgaaggaggagaaagtggaggAGGTGGCAAAGGAGCAGACGAacaaggagcagcagcaggacgaggAGGTAGCAGCTTTGAAGGAGGAACAGAAACCGCAGGATCCAGAGGGGGAAGCAGAAGACAGGACACTCAAAGATGTCTTCAAGACCTTTGACCCCACTGCTTCCCCTTTCTGTCAGTGA